The DNA window GGACTGGAGAGCGGAGGCCTGAGTATGGGGGCTGTCAGAGAATGTACGGGGCCTCTTGATGACCAGGGATGCAGAGCAAGATGGGGACAGAACTGGGGGGTCTCTCAAGAAACGGAACTTCTTGAAGGAGGACTGGGGTGACAGAGGCGTTGCTATAGTTGGTGACAGGGGCGTACCAGATTCAACTGGCTGGTTGTCTCTCGATGCTGTTTGGGGTAGGGATGGCACGTGGGGCTCCCCACCCTCCTCTGTTGCCGCCATTCTACCTGCtcctgtggagaggggaggagtgggcaGGGGGGTAAGACCAATCTCACGACCACGTTTCCATGGAGGAAGATGACTCTCCCTCTCAGCCACCATAGCCCTTTCCTTATCTTGTTCCaaaacactctccctctcttctttttctctctgcaGGGCCTTCTGTTCTAAagcactctccttctcctctctctcacgttCCAAAGCTTTTCCCCTCTccactctttctttctccatggctctttctttctccctttcaATTCTTTCTTGGTGCAAAGCCCTTGCCTTCTCCtccctatctttctccctctcctccagttcCCGCTCTAAAGCTTTCTGCCTCTCTAGCTCCAAAGCTTTCTCCTTCTCAACTCGCTCTTGCTCCAGcgctttctccctctcctgttctcgcTCCAGCGCTGTCTGCCTCTCTAGCTCCAGCGCTGTCTGCCTCTCTAGCTCCAGCGCTGTCTGCCTCTCTAGCTCCAGCGCTTTCTGCCTCTCTAGCTCCAGCGCTTTCTGCCTCTCCAGCTCCAGCGCTTTCTGCCTCTCCAGCTCCAGCGCTTTCTGCCTCTCCAGCTCCAGCGCTTTCTGCCTCTCCAGCTCCAGCGCTTTCTGCCTCTCCAGCTCCAGCGCTTTCTGCCTCTCCAGCTCCAGCGCTGTCTGCCTCTCCAGCTCCAGCGCTTTCTGCCTCTCCAGCTCCAGCGCTTTCTGCCTCTCCAGCTCCAGCGCTTTCTGCCTCTCCAGCTCCAGCGCTTTCTGCCTCTCCAGCTCCAGCGCTTTCTGCCTCTCCAGCTCCAGCGCTTTCTGCCTCTCCAGCTCCAGCGCTTCTGCCTCTCCAGCTCCAGCGCTGTCTGCCTCTCCAGCTCCAGCGCTGTCTGCCTCCAGCTCCAGCTCTCCAGCTCCAGCGCTTTCTGCCTCTCCAGCTCCAGCGCTTTCTGCCTCTCCAGCTCCAGCGCTTTCTGCCTCTCCAGCTCCAGCGCTTCCTGCCTCTCCAGCTCCAGCGCTTTCTGCCTCTCCAGCGCTTCCTGCCTCTCCAGCGCTTCCTGCCTCTCCAGCTCCAGCGCCTTCTGCCTCTCCAGCTCCAGCGCCTTCTGCCTCTCCAGCTCCAGCGCCTTCTGCCTCTCTAGCTCCAGCGCCTTCTGCCTCTCTAGCTCCAGCGCCTTCTGCCTCTCTAGCTCCAGCGCCTTCTGCCTCTCTAGCGCCTTCTGCCTCTCAGCTCCTTCTGCCTCTCTAGCTCCTTCTGCTCTCTAGCTCCTTCTGCCTCTCTAGCTCCTTCTGCCTCTCTAGCTCCTTCTGCCTTCTAGCTCCTTCTGCTCTAGCTCCAGCGCCTTCTGCCTCTCTAGCTCCAGCGCCTTCTGCCTCTCTAGCTCCAGCGCCTTCTGCCTCTCTAGCTCCAGCGCCTTCTGCCTCTCTAGCTCCAGCGCCTTCTGCCTCTCTAGCTCCAGCGCCTTCTGCCTCTCTAGCTCCAGCGCCTTCTGCCTCTCTAGCTCCAGCGCTTTCTGCCTCTCTAGCTCCAGCGCTTTCTGCCTCTCTAGCTCCAGCGCTTCCTGCCTCTCTAGCTCCAGCGCTTCCTGCCTCTCTAGCTCCAGCGCTTCCTGCCTCTCTAGCTCCAGCGCTTCCTGCCTCTCTAGCTCCAGCGCTTCCTGCCTCTCTAGCTCCAGCGCTTTCTGCCTCTCTAGCTCCAGCGCTTTCTGCCTCTCTAGCTCCAGCGCTTTCTGCCTCTCTAGCTCCAGCGCTTTCTGCCTCTCTAGCTCCAGCGCTTTCTGCCTCTCTAGCTCCAGCGCTTTCTGCCTCTCTAGCTCCAGCGCTTTCTGCCTCTCTAGCTCCAGCGCTTTCTGCCTCTCTAGCTCCAGCGCTTCCTGCCTCTCTAGCTCCAGCGCTTCCTGCCTCTCTAGCTCCAGCGCTTTCTGCCTCTCTAGCTCCAGCGCTTCCTGCCTCTCTAGCTCCAGCGCTTtctgcctctcctcctgttcCCGCTTCAAAGCTTTCTGCCTCACTAGCTCCAAAGCTTTCTCAACTCGCTCTTGCTCCAAAGCCTTTTCCCTCTCTATACGCTCCATCTCCAATgctttctccctctccaactgTTCTCGCTCCaaggctctctctctttcctgtctctctcgctccaaGGCTTTCTCCATCTCCACCCTTTCTTGCTCCAACGCTCTCGCTGCCTCCACCCTTTCTTGTTCAAGAACTTGCTCCCGCTCAAGAGCCCTTTCCCTCTTCTCCCGCTCAAAAGCTTcaactctttccctctcctctctctcttgctgcaaAGCTTGCTCTCGTTCCATGACTCTCTGCCTTTCTAACTCCACAGCCTTCTCAAGCTCAAGGGCCCTCTCTCTTGCctcagacttctctctctcttctgccaaagctttctctctttcctcccgcTCTTGTTCAAGAGCTTGTGCCCTCTCTCGCTCCAAagccctttccctctccttcctttcaGCGTCCAAGgctttctccttctcccctctctctcgctccaaaGCTCTTTCCCTCTCTTGCTCCATGGCACGCTGTTGCTCAAATATTCTCTGTCTTTCCAGCTCCACGGCTCTAAGTCTCTCTTGCTCAAGGGCCttttctctttcgctctctgcCTGCAGCTCCCTTTCCTTGTTTTCTTGTTGCCATGCAGAATCTCTCTCTTCCATTATAGTGGGCCTAAGCACACTCACAGGAACTTGACTGTGGGATAGATGGCCTCCAAGGACACCCTGGTTGGTAACTGGAACCAGACTGGGGAAGGGCAAACTGGCTGCAGCATTGGCTGTGTGGGTGATGGCAGACACTGTGCCCTCTTGAGGACCTCTACCAGGAAATATTGTTGCAGTTGCAGCATTGTTGTCCTGCCTTTCTGCCTCCCCACGTCCATGCCACCCAACTCCAGAGAAGGCACCTTCTGATGCCATCTTGCGTGCCAGCAGGGTCAGTGGGCCAGGCTTGCGCTCTGCGTTGCTTTGTGGTTCTGGACTGCTACTACGACTGCCACTGCTAGAGGAGCCAGAGCTGGAGGTACTGGAAGTACGCTGCCTAGCCGGGAGCTCACCTGGACTAGGGGGCTTTGTTTAGGGGTATCAGGCAGTGGGAATGATAACTCTGGGGGAGGGGACGGGGGAGGGGTAGGCTGTCGAAGCTGCGGAGACAACAGGGGGGGGTTGTGCTGTGGGGGTTGGCGGGATCCTTCAGACCTCTCTCTT is part of the Oncorhynchus keta strain PuntledgeMale-10-30-2019 chromosome 15, Oket_V2, whole genome shotgun sequence genome and encodes:
- the LOC118395250 gene encoding LOW QUALITY PROTEIN: apoptotic chromatin condensation inducer in the nucleus-like (The sequence of the model RefSeq protein was modified relative to this genomic sequence to represent the inferred CDS: inserted 1 base in 1 codon), whose product is MADLEDVTLDGRPLQSLRVADLKAALEERGLPKSGQKNALIKRLKGALMLENLQRTSHHHIGLQPNSQIGEEMSQNSFIKQYLAKQQELLRQRLEKEAREAVEDDDTDQEDHTQGNNSSACAAPDQDDVPVLVDQHKPLGPSGGEGLAGPASEGEGHRAKDGHVSGPPPSTSPTSAVASLSVCVADGEQRPERVPTSSQVPADSDDDSDGGDEDGEDEDWDSGARRRNLGEPPRGQLARERSEGSRQPPQHNPPLLSPQLRQPTPPPSPPPELSFPLPDTPKQXPPSPGELPARQRTSSTSSSGSSSSGSRSSSPEPQSNAERKPGPLTLLARKMASEGAFSGVGWHGRGEAERQDNNAATATIFPGRGPQEGTVSAITHTANAAASLPFPSLVPVTNQGVLGGHLSHSQVPVSVLRPTIMEERDSAWQQENKERELQAESEREKALEQERLRAVELERQRIFEQQRAMEQERERALERERGEKEKALDAERKERERALERERAQALEQEREEREKALAEEREKSEARERALELEKAVELERQRVMEREQALQQEREERERVEAFEREKRERALEREQVLEQERVEAARALEQERVEMEKALERERQERERALEREQLEREKALEMERIEREKALEQERVEKALELVRQKALKREQEERQKALELERQEALELERQKALELERQEALELERQEALELERQKALELERQKALELERQKALELERQKALELERQKALELERQKALELERQKALELERQKALELERQEALELERQEALELERQEALELERQEALELERQEALELERQKALELERQKALELERQKALELERQKALELERQKALELERQKALELERQKALELERQKALELERQKALELERQKALELERQKALELERQKALELERQKALELERQKALELERQEALERQEALERQKALELERQEALELERQKALELERQKALELERQKALELERQKALELERQKALELERQKALELERQKALELERQKALELERQTALELERQKALELERQKALELERQKALELERQKALELERQKALELERQKALELERQKALELERQTALELERQTALELERQTALEREQEREKALEQERVEKEKALELERQKALERELEEREKDREEKARALHQERIEREKERAMEKERVERGKALEREREEKESALEQKALQREKEERESVLEQDKERAMVAERESHLPPWKRGREIGLTPLPTPPLSTGAGRMAATEEGGEPHVPSLPQTASRDNQPVESGTPLSPTIATPLSPQSSFKKFRFLRDPPVLSPSCSASLVIKRPRTFSDSPHTQASALQSPRKPGEQEQESTLQGSKLSSGQAASQMPARQGFLVSGPTAADTSDTTGPETPVIATLGKSPEEEKAKELVSEEHVLADKETNKQEVGEIARGAKRVDAGNVPSGPAESVVPPSPPPEEGNVDRGRERSQKKQEKRGRRASSSSDSSDSDSGSSSSRSSGSSSSSQGKTRTTPSGRKPEKPQTKNISQDKETVSQLEESKESPKAPQRKNRVPGEKDMTIDGARHGKKSFVGIPAGQDNEQKDSEGEEEMTDTTSEVKEAAMAEPERAPESSEESLTPKAFTARRISLSSSKASPGVVSAEGEAESGAGPGRKRRWGSSTAVTAKKPSISITTDSLKSLIPDIRLSPGQEAVVDLHPEEAHLSGGEEDREQGEQDFKIRRTVTQVVLSETQENGPKESKRSENMEDREDGVEVKSDREEKMDDSFQRDSMETQSPSPPIHDMEMNTVTPSDTLIRRSISQQKSGVSITIDDPVRTAKQPSPPRGKVSNIVHLSNLVRPFTLGQLKELLSRTGTVLEDGFWIDKIKSHCYVTYSSAEEAVATRAALHGVKWPQSNPKFLCVDFSQQEELDFHRGLPPPGGAGEEERGASSVPGRGRGAALPPLLPERDQWAEREREMERRERTRAEREWDRDKVRDFGPGKPGEDAGPRRSRSRERKRKERKTDKKEKAAEEAPAKLLDDLFNKTKAAPCIYWLPLTEEQFTQREVARQERRKEREKRRKEQQEEEEKKREEERKERIKASGERGEGDRDRERDRERGKDRDRDREGDKHRESTHRRPGGNSAGVGRRSRSRSDPPPRDRRR